The following proteins come from a genomic window of Paenibacillus swuensis:
- a CDS encoding response regulator transcription factor: protein MLEVMIVEDEMKIREGIRKVVECVEGYKVTAEASDGASALNQIRGGISADLLISDIRMEGMSGLEMIKEIRETGLNLRVLIISGYGDFQYARLALRYGVADYLLKPVNHIELTQFLMNYKKERTSQLPVPSSASEENQGLGHERKIIKEVKAMIQQKLAEEITLRSVADQVFLNPKYLSVLFKSETGTNFSDYVEACRMEKAKKLIRDTHLKVYEIAGMCGYNNPKHFMVVFKQQTGMTPSEYRDFK from the coding sequence ATGTTAGAGGTCATGATTGTAGAGGATGAAATGAAAATCAGGGAAGGGATTCGCAAGGTGGTGGAATGTGTCGAAGGTTATAAAGTCACGGCCGAAGCGAGCGACGGAGCATCTGCTTTAAATCAGATTCGAGGCGGGATCTCTGCGGATTTGCTGATCAGCGACATTCGAATGGAAGGCATGAGCGGACTCGAGATGATTAAAGAAATTCGGGAAACCGGTTTGAATCTGCGTGTTCTGATTATTAGCGGCTACGGTGATTTTCAATATGCCAGGCTCGCGCTTCGGTACGGTGTTGCCGATTATTTGTTGAAGCCCGTCAACCATATTGAACTCACCCAGTTTCTGATGAATTACAAGAAGGAAAGAACATCGCAACTGCCCGTCCCCTCCTCCGCATCTGAGGAAAATCAGGGCCTGGGTCATGAACGGAAGATCATTAAAGAAGTCAAAGCGATGATTCAACAAAAACTGGCTGAGGAGATAACCTTACGTTCCGTAGCCGATCAAGTTTTCCTCAATCCGAAGTATCTCTCGGTCTTGTTCAAATCCGAGACAGGTACGAATTTCTCCGATTATGTGGAGGCATGCCGAATGGAGAAAGCCAAGAAACTCATAAGGGATACCCACTTAAAGGTATATGAAATCGCGGGGATGTGCGGCTACAATAATCCCAAGCATTTCATGGTTGTGTTTAAACAGCAAACCGGAATGACTCCCTCCGAATATCGGGATTTTAAGTAA
- a CDS encoding ABC transporter substrate-binding protein, with protein MKKAWITSLALTLMLTSVVGCSSGNNTNVAKTNANPSANGNTAKEVKLKFSIWGNETHAEMYQGMAETFKETHPNVSVEIMSIPLTDYQQKLSIMSASKTAPDLGWVAERMIPQFISANQIIDISEVKSDAEYNFNDFNPVSYELFDQEGKLYGIPFSTPPAMIFYNKSLFQAKGLKTPTELYKEGKWTYEEFSKAAKELTDPSKGVYGAKLFRESKNWSDAIVPLVWSHGADLFNEEGNRFAMNTPEGLQALQLFDDLMFKDESHVKPGDQTTFESGKLAMFQDRYSNVTKARAIQDFEWDIAPMPSGPKGTVTSLGLAGYSVFEGTKHAEEALAFLKFISNQENMSTTAKYFVPSRTAVLNSDAFMKSDPKPSAESIKLAVIDQMTNAKFSPAHKNWQKIDSEMQIMFDLLYTRTESVDQVLKRMEEHIDPLTK; from the coding sequence ATGAAAAAAGCATGGATCACTAGTTTGGCACTGACGTTAATGCTTACTTCCGTTGTAGGCTGTTCATCCGGCAACAACACCAACGTTGCCAAGACGAATGCCAATCCGTCCGCTAACGGCAACACCGCCAAAGAAGTAAAATTGAAGTTCAGCATCTGGGGCAACGAAACCCATGCCGAGATGTATCAGGGTATGGCGGAAACGTTCAAGGAAACACATCCTAATGTTTCTGTGGAAATCATGAGTATTCCGCTCACCGATTACCAGCAGAAATTATCTATTATGTCCGCCTCCAAGACGGCTCCTGATCTTGGCTGGGTAGCGGAACGGATGATCCCCCAGTTTATCTCGGCTAATCAGATTATCGATATCTCGGAAGTGAAATCCGACGCGGAGTATAACTTCAATGATTTCAATCCCGTATCCTATGAGTTATTTGATCAAGAAGGTAAACTGTACGGAATTCCGTTCTCTACACCGCCGGCTATGATTTTCTACAACAAATCGCTGTTCCAAGCCAAGGGATTGAAGACGCCGACCGAATTATACAAAGAAGGCAAGTGGACTTACGAAGAATTCTCTAAAGCGGCCAAAGAGCTTACGGATCCTTCCAAAGGAGTCTATGGCGCTAAACTGTTCCGTGAATCCAAGAACTGGTCCGATGCCATTGTTCCGTTGGTCTGGTCCCATGGTGCCGATCTGTTTAATGAAGAAGGTAACCGTTTCGCGATGAACACACCTGAAGGCTTACAAGCCTTGCAGTTGTTCGATGATTTGATGTTCAAGGACGAATCCCATGTGAAGCCGGGGGATCAGACGACGTTCGAATCCGGGAAGCTTGCGATGTTCCAGGACCGCTACAGTAATGTGACCAAAGCAAGGGCCATTCAGGATTTCGAATGGGATATCGCACCTATGCCGTCCGGTCCTAAAGGAACCGTTACATCCCTTGGACTTGCAGGGTACTCCGTCTTCGAAGGCACGAAGCATGCCGAAGAAGCACTGGCATTCCTGAAATTCATATCCAACCAGGAAAACATGAGCACAACCGCTAAATATTTCGTTCCTTCCCGTACCGCTGTATTGAACTCTGACGCATTCATGAAATCCGATCCGAAGCCGTCAGCGGAAAGTATCAAGCTTGCTGTAATCGATCAGATGACAAACGCTAAGTTCAGTCCTGCCCATAAGAATTGGCAAAAAATCGACTCCGAGATGCAGATCATGTTTGATTTGCTCTACACCCGCACCGAAAGTGTAGATCAGGTACTTAAACGTATGGAAGAACATATTGATCCGTTAACCAAATAA
- a CDS encoding carbohydrate ABC transporter permease, giving the protein MKSWAGSAPSVSVPAPPVKKRGRLSRRNMWFAYLFISPMVIGYTLFLLFPIVTAFYMSFTNWSFTTELAFVGLDNYKRALTSDPVFWKTVGNTLYFSAGLVPLNILLALSLALVLKRNLPGIGLFRTAIFTPVVTSIVVWAIVWKYIFATDGGLMNQLLQVFGFDPIPWMYTTSLVMPIVIVISVLKNVGLNMIIFLAALQDVPALYYEAAKIDGAGRVRTFFNVTLPLITPSVFLTTIITVIGSLKIFGQIYIMTGGGPGTSTYVLVYYIYQQAFKLFEFGYASAIAFILFFFILLLTILQWQMKKRWVHYEE; this is encoded by the coding sequence ATGAAATCTTGGGCAGGCAGCGCTCCTTCCGTGTCCGTACCCGCTCCGCCGGTTAAGAAGCGGGGTCGTTTATCCCGGCGCAACATGTGGTTTGCATATCTCTTTATCTCACCTATGGTCATCGGTTATACGCTATTCTTGCTCTTCCCCATCGTGACCGCTTTCTACATGAGTTTTACGAATTGGTCGTTTACTACGGAGCTTGCTTTCGTGGGTCTGGATAATTATAAGCGGGCATTAACCTCGGATCCGGTTTTCTGGAAAACGGTCGGAAACACGTTGTACTTCTCCGCCGGTTTGGTTCCGCTAAATATACTGCTGGCCTTATCCTTAGCGTTAGTTCTGAAACGGAATCTACCCGGAATCGGCTTGTTCCGCACCGCAATATTCACACCTGTCGTTACTTCCATTGTAGTCTGGGCGATTGTCTGGAAATATATTTTTGCTACGGACGGCGGGTTAATGAATCAATTGTTACAGGTGTTTGGATTCGATCCCATTCCTTGGATGTACACCACGAGTTTGGTCATGCCCATTGTAATCGTCATTAGTGTACTGAAGAATGTCGGTTTAAATATGATTATTTTCCTGGCCGCGCTCCAGGATGTGCCCGCACTCTATTATGAAGCGGCCAAGATCGACGGCGCCGGGCGGGTACGTACCTTCTTTAACGTTACTTTACCGCTCATTACACCTTCTGTATTTCTGACGACGATCATTACGGTCATTGGTTCACTGAAAATCTTTGGCCAAATTTATATTATGACCGGAGGCGGACCCGGAACAAGCACGTACGTCCTGGTCTATTACATTTATCAGCAGGCTTTCAAATTGTTTGAATTCGGTTACGCGTCCGCCATCGCCTTTATCTTATTCTTCTTTATTCTTTTACTGACGATCTTGCAATGGCAGATGAAGAAAAGGTGGGTTCACTATGAAGAATAA
- a CDS encoding carbohydrate ABC transporter permease gives MKNKSGRLGFLLKNGPSYIFLTLISLFVMIPFLWMLTTSLKDETKIFMFPPQWWPDPIRWSNFADVFRFQPFHLYLFNSVYIGVLVTAGTCLFAAIAGYAFAKMDFPFKNAIFLILLSSMMIPTEVTAIPLFNWMSQLGLVDTHFPLIVPPMLGAGGIFGVFLMRQFFITVPKDLSEAAEIDGCNPWTTYWRIMFPLAKPSLATLSIFTFLHSWNEFFEPLIYLNSSKLFTLPLALSLFTDQSGTQWHLLMAASVMATVPLLLVFFIAQKKFIEGVAMTGLK, from the coding sequence ATGAAGAATAAATCCGGACGTCTCGGGTTCTTGCTCAAAAACGGACCGAGCTACATCTTTCTGACTTTGATTTCGTTGTTTGTCATGATCCCTTTTCTTTGGATGCTGACGACTTCCCTGAAAGACGAGACCAAGATTTTCATGTTCCCCCCTCAATGGTGGCCGGATCCTATCCGTTGGTCCAACTTTGCCGATGTGTTTCGCTTTCAGCCGTTTCATCTGTATTTGTTTAACAGCGTTTATATTGGGGTGTTGGTTACGGCCGGGACATGCCTGTTTGCGGCGATTGCGGGGTATGCTTTTGCCAAAATGGATTTTCCGTTCAAGAACGCCATCTTCCTGATCCTCTTAAGCTCCATGATGATCCCAACAGAAGTCACGGCCATTCCGCTGTTTAACTGGATGTCGCAGCTTGGTCTGGTCGACACCCACTTTCCGCTAATCGTTCCTCCGATGTTGGGGGCGGGCGGCATCTTTGGAGTATTCTTGATGAGACAATTTTTCATCACGGTGCCTAAGGACTTGAGCGAAGCCGCTGAAATCGACGGGTGCAATCCATGGACGACCTACTGGAGAATTATGTTTCCTTTGGCGAAACCTTCTCTAGCGACGCTAAGTATTTTTACGTTTCTGCACAGTTGGAATGAGTTCTTTGAACCGCTGATTTACCTGAATTCGAGCAAATTATTCACGCTGCCTCTCGCTCTCTCTTTATTCACGGACCAGAGCGGCACCCAATGGCATTTGCTCATGGCAGCATCTGTGATGGCAACCGTACCTCTCCTGCTCGTATTCTTTATCGCGCAGAAGAAATTTATTGAAGGTGTGGCTATGACCGGATTAAAATAA
- a CDS encoding alpha-amylase family glycosyl hydrolase, which yields MMIVQICLTLLLPTSVEAGSPLAATSVTEDQRISFQLPEVTVKAQGSFGSSQEYVMTDGDGDGVLSAEITGLSPNEQYTYRFLFNGTAMSDDTLTARSDENGKVVLHSSPQYVVKGSFDNWSTEHELTRTSVTESTYNYTTTPLPAADYEYKYVAREEGKYEVYFFDPTNPATANNNSVITVPSAGGEVAPTADVFADQPGGKTKWVIAGSWQGWNNASAQTQMSHLTGDYYAYSEVLPAGKHEFKIVRSGTWEGYSNNGDNYEFTLTKPGKVNLYVNEATNQVRTNVEGVAGIPKFLSSISEDKHPRIVGSVQKVFGEAEWSPAQANQYFVDYHFDGTLYKLQRTLPAGSYEAKVVFGPDWSGYENYGARDGANLKVNVLDPSNVTFTLDYSKPQAERQLVHDYIPMESGADGQIDKAGITFNSRSVTFKKPFGAVAEETSDVTLRIAAKREDVQIAKVELIDGKGMASTYEMKKAATVGEQDYFEVIIPKTVFQGIGIWGYKFILVDGASKLEYGDDGLSGGTGVASEEGAIPFNLTVYKKDFKTPDWMKNAVVYQIFPDRFFDGSQGNNRAKTVDGYRGTLKPEGANLTEKGGHPLQYMDGGVPNEPAPSQVWGTWSDFPELPDRSLPENKPYYPDAQTDGVWTNEFYGGDIQGVQQKIKYLQSIGVTVIYFNPLAWAASNHKYDATDYKHLDPMFGEPIYNVSGDPTSGLNYEETRKASDQVFTDFAKAARAAGIRIIVDGVFNHVGDDSIYFDRYEKYPEIGAYEYWSKVWDEVNAGATQAQAEQEVRNAFTSKTNTATGKPYQYPEDFNFTKWFTVENVKVDDRDKTGKIYKYEAWWGYDSLPAIDAKAPQEGDADALEGLHEYNNPDYREQVIGLNLDGMTAEEADRSMQNATSQRWNWLGARGWRLDVAPDVSQGTWQKFRESVKSTAGKLDANGQAIDDPIILGEEWGVATHYLLGDQFDSVMNYQFRGAMQNFIINGNAAEFHEALERIRENYPDEAWKAMLNLVDSHDTTRSITKYEHPDWEEEKLSIPGEASDRALEDQALTAIFQMSYPGAPTVYYGDEVGLTGTKDPDSRRTFPWERVESSADQYAGAGRYAELFRAYQSAASVRNENEVFRTGDLQVAYAEGDVIAYARKNESKAGLTVINRSSSEVTFDANVAGFLPDGLTLIDQLYGSVQGVVTAGKINITVPARSGLMMISEQALSMVEPVAGLQANGDNSKVHLTWNPVVGSERYNIYRAPMEGGAVEKIATLTETSYTDNAVVNGNKYYYAVTAQIGTGEGLWTDMVSATPSFAIQHVEISTPAEEMTIGLGKKTSEIAVTVDVPGLTDDSALAGKEASRLLATIRYYLEGTEPSLAFETKLRYKADTNDGKKIYTASFEPTVAGVYRYFAKVSTDNGDTFRNSDEQSVTTLADLTDVTAPPEPVLNAIEVESNRVQLQWVAGVGEASGFEIYRKAASGVSAYSKVATVASGVASYVDFSVSNDTSYIYKIAAFDQSYNRAESGEQSVTPKLVLVDVNIRLHIPEYTPTTSNIYLAGTVNGWNASGWKLTVPSGATDRRVVEYSFKMMAGKTMEYKFTRGSWNTEAFSSHTRVPNDTQDYGNWAYSSTDTNMKLTIANQGGNKMIVNDYVLRWVDMPLMVTLPRTSYNENIEYTTDEEHFTLKAKVPYGVNFTLNGQPIPAEAMDAYGNVLIERIPLSVGLNKFVAHIEPSAETLNLPWYTDKGRAGQATKTMELMITRTGEDTGGTEVAVTGVVLNVEELKLSVNDAPYSLIANILPNNATNKELSWISSNPDVATVSEIGVVTPIRPGHAEITVITNDGLKTAKVKVNVNSAGGQGNGQGEGQGNGQGNGQGEGQGNGQGNGQGEGQSNGQGNGHGEGQGNSQGNGQGNGNGNGQGSGNNGGHSNNVEEWTDSKSSKLNLNQILKAVGESSHAENVTIKVGDDIHNVLLPTNALDLFKDKGLQINNSNVQVEVPSEVLKQLMLTAANHTAGMQVLLQMQPLDVQAREDRLHAAEAQVKATWKAGSEVYQFRLSVVGADGKEISSLNTFTKPMVIQFKVKENVNRKRIGIYHLAEDGKLEWIGGQLNSEGMISAEIRHFSEYAVLEMNRTFGDVASKHWAFHSIQDLAARHMVFGTTTDVYEPNRIVTRAELAALLVRALNLKESAEASGYNDVSANEWYAKAVAGASKAGLIYGKSVTVFAPNDPVTREEMAAMLVRASAMKQEHTKVSSAELNFTDSSEIGAWSKDAVQQAVGLGFLKGVGNNRFAPQAFATRAECALILSKLLEY from the coding sequence ATGATGATAGTCCAGATTTGTTTAACTTTGCTATTGCCGACTTCGGTTGAGGCCGGTTCGCCGCTTGCTGCAACGTCGGTAACGGAGGATCAGCGCATATCATTTCAACTGCCAGAGGTTACTGTGAAAGCCCAAGGAAGTTTCGGTTCCAGTCAAGAGTACGTCATGACCGACGGAGACGGGGACGGTGTGTTATCCGCAGAAATCACGGGATTATCCCCGAACGAGCAGTATACATATCGCTTCCTGTTTAACGGAACCGCTATGTCAGACGATACGCTAACCGCGCGATCCGATGAGAATGGCAAAGTTGTTCTGCATAGTTCTCCCCAGTATGTTGTGAAAGGATCTTTTGACAACTGGTCGACAGAACATGAGCTAACCCGAACCAGCGTCACGGAGTCCACATACAACTACACGACAACCCCGCTTCCGGCAGCGGATTATGAATATAAGTATGTCGCCAGAGAGGAGGGGAAATATGAAGTTTATTTCTTCGACCCGACCAACCCGGCTACAGCCAACAATAATTCAGTGATTACAGTACCTTCTGCCGGCGGGGAGGTCGCTCCCACAGCGGATGTGTTTGCGGATCAGCCCGGGGGAAAGACCAAGTGGGTTATTGCAGGCTCCTGGCAAGGCTGGAATAATGCTTCTGCCCAAACGCAAATGAGTCACTTGACCGGTGACTATTATGCGTACTCTGAAGTACTCCCCGCGGGTAAGCACGAGTTCAAAATTGTTCGTTCCGGCACCTGGGAGGGATACTCCAACAATGGAGATAACTATGAGTTCACATTAACAAAACCAGGAAAAGTGAACTTGTATGTGAATGAAGCAACCAACCAGGTACGCACGAACGTGGAAGGGGTTGCGGGAATCCCTAAATTCCTATCCTCCATAAGTGAGGATAAGCATCCTCGAATAGTGGGTTCGGTTCAGAAGGTGTTTGGGGAAGCGGAGTGGTCTCCTGCGCAGGCGAATCAATATTTCGTCGATTACCACTTTGACGGCACCTTGTACAAACTACAACGGACACTGCCCGCGGGATCCTACGAAGCGAAAGTTGTGTTCGGACCCGATTGGTCCGGATATGAGAATTACGGCGCGCGGGATGGAGCTAATCTGAAGGTAAATGTGCTGGATCCGTCAAACGTCACGTTCACCTTGGACTACTCGAAACCTCAAGCAGAACGTCAGTTAGTCCATGATTATATTCCCATGGAGAGTGGCGCCGACGGTCAGATTGATAAAGCGGGCATCACGTTTAACAGCCGGTCGGTAACCTTTAAGAAGCCATTCGGGGCAGTAGCCGAGGAGACTTCGGACGTGACCCTTCGCATCGCGGCCAAACGGGAAGACGTTCAGATCGCCAAAGTAGAGCTGATTGACGGTAAAGGAATGGCTTCGACTTATGAGATGAAGAAAGCCGCGACCGTCGGAGAACAGGATTACTTTGAAGTCATCATTCCCAAGACGGTTTTCCAGGGCATCGGAATCTGGGGGTACAAATTTATTCTGGTTGACGGTGCCAGCAAGTTGGAATACGGAGATGACGGTTTGAGCGGCGGGACGGGAGTTGCCTCGGAGGAAGGGGCTATTCCGTTCAATCTGACGGTGTACAAGAAGGATTTCAAGACTCCGGATTGGATGAAGAACGCTGTCGTTTATCAGATTTTTCCTGACCGTTTCTTTGACGGTTCCCAAGGAAATAATCGCGCGAAAACGGTGGACGGCTACCGCGGGACGTTGAAACCGGAGGGTGCGAATCTCACGGAAAAAGGCGGGCATCCGCTGCAATATATGGACGGGGGTGTACCGAACGAACCTGCACCTTCCCAAGTGTGGGGAACTTGGTCCGATTTTCCGGAATTACCTGACCGTTCTTTGCCCGAAAACAAACCGTATTATCCGGACGCGCAAACGGACGGTGTGTGGACCAATGAGTTTTACGGGGGAGATATTCAAGGGGTTCAGCAGAAAATTAAATATTTGCAATCCATCGGGGTGACGGTCATCTATTTCAATCCGCTGGCATGGGCCGCGTCGAACCATAAATATGATGCGACCGACTACAAACATCTGGATCCGATGTTCGGCGAGCCTATTTACAACGTTTCCGGGGACCCCACTTCAGGATTAAATTATGAGGAGACACGCAAGGCTTCCGATCAGGTGTTTACGGATTTCGCAAAGGCTGCTCGGGCTGCCGGTATCCGTATTATTGTGGACGGCGTGTTTAATCATGTGGGCGATGACTCCATTTATTTTGACCGTTATGAGAAATATCCGGAAATCGGGGCTTATGAATATTGGTCCAAAGTATGGGATGAAGTAAATGCGGGAGCGACTCAAGCACAGGCTGAGCAAGAGGTGCGTAATGCTTTTACGAGCAAGACAAACACAGCCACTGGCAAGCCGTATCAATACCCGGAGGACTTTAATTTCACCAAGTGGTTTACTGTAGAGAATGTAAAGGTGGACGACCGGGACAAGACAGGTAAGATTTATAAATACGAGGCTTGGTGGGGCTATGATTCGCTGCCGGCAATCGATGCCAAAGCGCCTCAAGAAGGTGACGCGGATGCGCTTGAGGGGTTGCATGAGTACAACAATCCGGATTACAGGGAACAAGTCATCGGATTAAATTTGGACGGGATGACGGCGGAAGAAGCGGACCGGTCTATGCAAAATGCGACTTCCCAGCGTTGGAATTGGCTGGGTGCGCGGGGCTGGAGACTGGACGTCGCGCCGGACGTATCACAGGGAACTTGGCAGAAATTCCGGGAATCCGTGAAATCAACGGCCGGCAAACTAGATGCCAACGGTCAAGCGATCGATGATCCGATTATATTAGGTGAAGAGTGGGGCGTGGCTACCCATTATCTGCTTGGTGATCAATTTGATTCGGTCATGAATTACCAATTCCGGGGCGCGATGCAGAATTTCATTATCAACGGGAACGCCGCGGAGTTCCACGAAGCCTTGGAGCGTATTCGTGAAAATTATCCGGATGAGGCTTGGAAGGCTATGTTGAACCTGGTCGACTCTCATGACACAACGCGTTCCATTACGAAGTATGAGCATCCGGATTGGGAGGAAGAGAAGCTCTCCATCCCTGGGGAGGCGTCGGATCGGGCCCTGGAGGATCAAGCGTTGACGGCTATTTTCCAGATGTCTTATCCTGGTGCCCCGACGGTGTACTACGGGGATGAAGTAGGTTTGACGGGTACGAAAGATCCCGATTCACGCAGAACCTTTCCATGGGAGCGTGTTGAATCGTCCGCGGATCAATACGCAGGGGCAGGCCGTTATGCCGAGCTTTTCCGGGCCTATCAGTCGGCAGCATCTGTTCGTAATGAGAACGAGGTGTTCAGAACAGGTGACTTGCAAGTCGCATACGCCGAAGGCGATGTGATCGCCTATGCCCGCAAAAATGAAAGTAAGGCAGGGCTGACTGTCATCAATCGTTCGTCTTCGGAAGTTACATTCGATGCTAACGTTGCCGGATTTTTACCGGATGGTCTGACCCTGATCGATCAGTTGTACGGAAGTGTTCAAGGCGTTGTGACCGCGGGCAAAATAAACATTACCGTACCTGCAAGATCCGGTCTCATGATGATTTCGGAGCAAGCGTTATCCATGGTAGAGCCTGTCGCCGGATTGCAAGCTAATGGTGATAACTCTAAGGTTCATCTGACATGGAACCCGGTTGTTGGAAGCGAACGTTATAATATATATCGGGCGCCCATGGAAGGAGGCGCTGTGGAGAAGATCGCAACCCTTACGGAAACAAGCTATACAGACAATGCTGTAGTAAACGGAAACAAATACTATTATGCTGTGACCGCTCAAATCGGAACAGGAGAGGGTTTATGGACCGATATGGTTTCAGCTACGCCTTCTTTTGCCATTCAGCATGTGGAAATCAGTACGCCGGCAGAGGAGATGACAATCGGTCTCGGCAAGAAAACCTCTGAGATTGCGGTTACGGTGGATGTACCGGGTCTTACGGATGATAGTGCACTTGCTGGGAAAGAGGCAAGCAGACTCCTAGCCACAATTCGTTACTACTTGGAGGGAACCGAGCCGAGCCTAGCTTTTGAAACGAAGTTACGGTATAAAGCGGATACGAACGACGGTAAGAAGATTTATACAGCTTCATTCGAACCTACAGTCGCTGGCGTTTACCGTTATTTTGCTAAGGTGTCCACAGATAACGGGGATACTTTCAGGAACTCTGATGAACAATCGGTAACTACATTAGCGGACCTAACGGATGTTACAGCACCACCCGAACCGGTGTTGAATGCCATTGAAGTGGAATCCAACCGTGTGCAGCTGCAGTGGGTCGCAGGTGTTGGTGAAGCTTCAGGGTTCGAAATTTACAGGAAAGCAGCTTCTGGAGTGTCGGCGTATTCCAAAGTGGCCACTGTTGCATCCGGCGTCGCGTCGTATGTGGACTTTTCCGTTAGCAATGATACGTCTTATATTTACAAGATTGCTGCCTTCGACCAGAGTTACAACAGAGCGGAATCAGGTGAACAATCGGTAACACCGAAGCTTGTCCTGGTGGATGTAAACATTCGTTTGCATATTCCGGAGTACACGCCGACCACGAGCAACATCTATCTGGCGGGTACTGTTAACGGTTGGAACGCTTCCGGTTGGAAACTGACGGTTCCAAGCGGTGCGACGGATCGCCGGGTGGTCGAGTACTCGTTCAAGATGATGGCTGGCAAAACGATGGAATACAAGTTCACACGAGGCAGCTGGAATACAGAAGCTTTCTCCAGCCATACCCGTGTACCTAATGATACCCAGGATTATGGTAACTGGGCTTACAGCTCAACCGATACGAATATGAAATTAACCATCGCCAATCAAGGCGGTAACAAGATGATCGTGAATGATTACGTATTACGTTGGGTGGATATGCCTTTAATGGTTACACTCCCCCGTACCTCGTATAATGAAAACATCGAGTATACGACAGATGAAGAGCATTTTACGTTGAAAGCCAAAGTGCCTTATGGCGTGAATTTTACGCTGAACGGACAACCGATTCCCGCGGAAGCCATGGATGCTTATGGTAATGTGTTGATCGAGAGGATTCCGCTATCCGTTGGGTTGAACAAATTCGTTGCGCATATTGAACCGTCCGCGGAAACCCTGAATCTGCCGTGGTATACGGATAAAGGGCGCGCGGGGCAGGCAACCAAGACGATGGAACTGATGATTACCCGCACAGGGGAAGATACAGGAGGAACGGAAGTAGCGGTTACCGGAGTTGTGTTAAATGTGGAGGAATTAAAGCTATCTGTAAATGATGCGCCTTATTCCTTAATCGCGAACATTCTGCCGAACAATGCAACGAATAAGGAATTAAGTTGGATCTCAAGCAACCCCGATGTGGCAACGGTCAGTGAAATCGGCGTTGTGACTCCGATTCGTCCGGGGCATGCAGAGATTACTGTAATTACTAATGATGGGTTGAAGACAGCAAAAGTGAAAGTGAATGTAAACTCAGCCGGAGGCCAAGGAAATGGCCAAGGCGAGGGTCAAGGTAACGGCCAAGGAAACGGCCAAGGCGAGGGTCAAGGCAATGGTCAAGGAAATGGCCAAGGCGAGGGTCAAAGTAACGGCCAAGGTAACGGCCATGGCGAGGGTCAGGGTAATAGCCAAGGTAATGGCCAAGGTAATGGCAACGGCAACGGGCAAGGTAGTGGTAATAACGGTGGACACAGCAACAATGTAGAAGAATGGACAGACTCGAAGTCATCCAAACTGAATCTGAATCAAATTCTCAAAGCTGTTGGAGAAAGCTCTCATGCTGAGAATGTTACAATCAAAGTTGGAGATGACATTCACAACGTGTTGCTCCCAACTAACGCATTAGATTTATTTAAAGATAAGGGACTTCAGATCAACAACAGTAATGTACAAGTGGAAGTTCCTTCGGAAGTTCTGAAGCAGCTCATGCTCACTGCGGCAAATCATACTGCTGGCATGCAGGTTCTCTTGCAGATGCAGCCCCTGGATGTGCAAGCAAGAGAAGATCGACTACACGCTGCGGAGGCCCAAGTAAAGGCAACATGGAAAGCTGGATCTGAAGTGTATCAATTCCGTCTGTCGGTTGTCGGAGCGGACGGTAAGGAAATCAGTTCCCTAAATACGTTCACGAAGCCGATGGTCATCCAATTTAAAGTGAAAGAAAATGTAAATCGCAAGCGAATTGGAATTTATCATCTTGCTGAAGATGGGAAGCTGGAATGGATCGGCGGACAGTTGAATTCGGAAGGCATGATATCGGCGGAGATTCGTCATTTCTCGGAGTACGCGGTGCTGGAAATGAACAGAACATTTGGAGATGTGGCAAGCAAGCATTGGGCATTCCATAGTATTCAAGATTTAGCGGCCCGGCACATGGTCTTCGGAACAACAACTGATGTTTATGAGCCGAATCGGATAGTGACCCGCGCGGAGTTGGCGGCATTATTGGTCCGCGCCTTGAACTTGAAGGAATCGGCCGAGGCTAGCGGCTATAACGATGTGTCTGCGAACGAATGGTATGCCAAAGCGGTAGCGGGCGCATCGAAAGCGGGGCTCATCTATGGAAAAAGCGTTACCGTATTTGCGCCAAATGATCCTGTCACCCGTGAAGAGATGGCCGCAATGCTGGTGCGGGCGTCTGCTATGAAACAAGAGCACACAAAAGTCTCAAGCGCAGAGCTCAACTTCACGGACAGTTCTGAAATAGGCGCTTGGTCCAAGGACGCAGTACAGCAGGCAGTAGGGCTTGGTTTCCTGAAAGGTGTGGGTAACAACAGGTTCGCTCCTCAGGCATTTGCGACGCGAGCGGAATGTGCGCTGATCCTGTCGAAATTGTTAGAATACTAG